The stretch of DNA acgctcagggagcgtccggtggttagcgtccggtgtgcgggcgttttgcgaccctctctgcgcatgggtccggtgagcactggacgctaccggtgcttagcgtccggtgacccgtaggtttgcggaactctctgcgcatgagtccggtgtgcaccggacgcgtccggtgccatcttgctcagtgtccggtgcactgcaggtgaccgttagactctgacacgagaagttcaaaaggcgacacgtggctgacgttggaacaccggacgcaggggctgagcgtctggtgccccttaagagcgtccggtgaccccgagttttgtctagtgagagagccaacggctctatttgtttgaggggctatatatacatgtttggccggcttagggctacaccgcttggcattctaacatacttgacatacttgtgagcctaagcaaacacctcccactcatctccttcatagattaaacctctttgtgagattgtgagtgattccaagtgcattttcttgagtgattgcatctagtggcacttggggatcgacttggctgcggttttcttgttactcttggtggttgccgccacctagatggcttagagcagcggaggagctttggcacgagttggtgattgttcgtggccatctcccggtgattgtgaggggtcttgtaccttctccggcggagagccgaaaggtaactctagtaaagtgctcgtgtcattgagctacctcacttgtgggtaggttcttgtggtgtcctagtgaggacgaggttcgtgctacacctcttagccacagaaccaccaagtgtttgtcgacacaacggggacgtagcgtgccgacaagcacgtgaacctcgggagaaaaattggtgtctcaattgtgtttaattggcattctcccggtgcttgattgtttacattggtgattggttcatcccctacacagcggtataaatatctcatcctatatttacttaccgcaaactagtgtaattagtttagttgcttactttgccttgtgtagcttagttctctagtgtagattgtagagacttagctcttgtgtgcatagtgatcttagcaactagaattgttgggtaggtggcttgcaaacacccctttagagctagagcaaaaagcttcgctttgttatttactaacttcttgctctagtgagtttgtagaattttcaaataggctattcacccccctctagccatattaggacctttcaacgcTGACCTACTCGCAGCCTCCGTTCTggtgtggcctcgagccgtcttgtctcagtaccttgatgatgattacgcgtgcccctgaatcatgctcctgtgcgccgtcttggaccGGCTTATccgtcgcacgcttgtacgtcatgACTGCAGCCGCGTctgagtggttgaggtgctgtccaTCGTCACCCGACCCTTCTCTGGGAAGGTACAAGCCTGCTCGAAGGTCAGGTACCGCACAAAGCCTCTCTGAGCAGAATGCTGACTTTGGGCGtcttcgagggggtcttgacggGACATTCCAACTGTCTTCCTGCGCCCTGCCACGCTTTGGCTTGTTTGGTGggtaaggctgcaaaaagaatgattggacgggtgcctgttccctatcacacttcctgtgactgacgggttaggtgagaacgcggcaggagcattaaatgccctggttcccgtgcccgcgtcacGCGACGGGcgacgtccttgcgctcgaggcctttcgattcgtatgagtctgtttccgtattcgacggtagccggcgctcgagccccagtcgattcgcacgacgctctttccgtgttcgaggctacgGTCGTTGATAACCGTGCGTGCggccggggggcgtcgagtcagGGGCCCTCGATTTGCGTACGGGTGCTCTCGTCATGTgcgtcagttagggtaccccttagtgATACCcttgacagtagcccccgagtctctattcgagcgcttgcgctTGAGTAGAGGCCCTTCTTGTTGGTCGAGATTccatgggggcgcgcgagcaacCCCGCggggggagcccccgagcccttagaggagttttgactccttcgagggttatattgcccaaTCTACGGAAGCGCTCTTGATGTTTGTTGCAGAAGGCGGGCTAGAGGCTTTGACTAGTTGGTTTCGTGTCGGGGTTGCGATGTCCTCCCAGTGGAACGAGCGCCATCgaccccagattgagctcctagcgggtaatccaagtgagaacctgtgccccgttcgagggggtcagctgtagcgtggaggtgttctcataaagcggggtcgacatggtcggggttactggtctcgttcgatagagtccggcgGCTCGATACCTCCCCTCggagggattcctctcgaccgtctcgtcctcgccttggacatccccagcgagtcctcgaggctggCCTCGtttttcgaccgctcgctgggcatcccttaCTCGGCGGGTACTCGAGATTGGCTGTCGAACCCGTTcggtgggtcagcctgcgacctctcaagATTCTCATTATAATGAGtacataccttggcttacagcccgttgggcgcgcctttttatgCAGGAGCCGTTGCGGCACTGTACCAGCGCGGGATTCGTAGCGTCCCATCTGCGAGAGAgataaggaccgttaggcggcgcatttactagGAGAGTTACCGTATttgtcggatctgtccgttggtggccagccgtctataaatatcccTGGGTCTCCTGATCGTTACTCCTTCCATCTTCCGCCTTCCGCCTTTGCTCTTGCCTCTGCCTCCCTACCGTCTCACGCGTgcgcaccctcgagcagtaTCTCAGtcgttcttcttcctcctcaagatgccggtgagactcatcgccgccgatgactggcgctcgtcgtcgatgacggagcgccggctgttggagctcAAGAGGGAGGGGCTCCTGCATCCCCGCGTTTCGTCGTCGAGGCCACAGTGGATCGCGCtggcggcggaccaccgggagccaaggccgcccaagggctacgtggtctctttcgccaagttccaccgccacggcctgggctcccCTTCGAGTcgtttcatgcgggcgctctgccaccactacggggtggagctccagcatttttcgcCGAGTGCCATCACCGCCGCGGTGGTTTTTGCtgtggtgtgtgagggctacctcgggatgatgccacactgggacctgtggctccactTCTACCAGGGTGAGCTCTTCCATGCCCCTAGTGGAaccacaggggtgaggaagccggtgcgggccgagtgcctcaacctggtgctgaagactggCAAGGCGGAGAAACCGcgtgagtacatcccggtggggttgacgtcgaaccacgccggctgggactcccaatggttctacctgcggaacgacgacgacctcctccctgcctacaccgggcgcttgatctcggagcgcccggaCCACTGGAGGTACGGTGTTGTCCAAGCCCACCAACCGCGGCTCGACCCCATCCTCGACGCCCAGAAGAAGCTACGTGAGGAGGGCCCGACGGCCGCGCTCGTTCTTTCCGCCGTACATCACCGACGAGTGCTCCCGCTGATGTCTCGGCCATTGTGGATGGACAAAATGGGCCCTGGCATTTCGTCTCGCGctctcgaggcttgccggatgtctaaTGAAGTGCCTGTGGACAACGAGGTCGCCGCCAGAGTCAGGGCGACCGTTGTAGGCGACTTTCAACCTGGgcacgtcaatggcttccctatgaggcccgatcAGGGGTCGATTGACCTAGTAAGTCCTTTTCCTATTTATGGTTTCGATTCTCGATTTTCTTCGACCTTCTTTAAGACTTATCTTCGCTCGTGCAGGGATCTATCGATGCTCGATCCTCGAAGCCTCCGGTGGAGGACGATGTGGACCGCGACAAGAGGCGCGAGTCCGCGGAGAAGCtgaagtccgcaaaggacttggaaaagaagaaggaaaagaagaaaaatctcGCGCGTCAAGCGTTGGAGACTCGTCGAGcgaagtccaggcagaggggggagcctgaggaagaatcccccgatgaggacgatggcggcgatggtgacgacgacagcgacgactccgaggggatggcatcCCGTCTCGACAGGATCCTCAAGGGCCCGCCTCAGACCGGCGTTGACGTCCCGCGGGCGGGAGTCCCTAAGGGGGCGTTAAGCGGGTCTCGTGAGAGTCAACAGAGGGAGTCATCTCCGCGCCGCTCTCGCGCCGACACATCCCTAGAGCCTGCGCAAGGTCGGACCATCCCCCGCCCCTAACCTCCTCCCGCATCTAAGGCGGGCCATCGGGTTAAGTCTCTGGCGatggggccgttgacccgtggccgcgccgcATCCTCGAGTAAGAGGGAAACGGGTCGTAGGAGTACTAGTCCAGGCGCTGGCCAGGCAGGGCCcggagccttgacgcggggtggctcgaggcctgcGGTCGAGGCGCAGGTAGGCGGGTCGCTCTTCCTGTGGGGTAGGATCTTTGACGTCATGATTCTTACCTTCCGATGTCTTTGCATTTTCTCGGGTAACGGCTTCTCTTATGCTTATTCTtctttcctcaggttgaagcggctGCTCGAACAGACCCAGCCCTCGATAGCCAAGAAGCTTAAGGTGGGAGCAGCCTCGAAAGACTCAGGTTAGCGGTTCATTCTCAATATTATGGGAGTGGTTTGACCCTTATGTCGATCATCATGGCGACTGATTTTTTGCTTTTGAGTGCttacaggctcctccgatcCTCGGCCGTCGACGGGTGTCGAGAGCGCCCCGCCTCGTCCATTGGTGGGGGAATCCACCCCACCGTCGTCGAAGCAGGTCGAGGCGCCTCGCCCtcaagagcaggagggagcccccgagcctccccgatctggggtcgagggggatcctattACTATAAGCGACGGGTCCGACGGTGACAGGCTTTCGAAGGACGCCAGCTccatggacgaggaggtcgaggcttcCCCTGTCGTGGAgcggacgccttggcccatcgggctccactccgtcgaggagaagaggaagaaggaagaggaagagcgc from Sorghum bicolor cultivar BTx623 chromosome 8, Sorghum_bicolor_NCBIv3, whole genome shotgun sequence encodes:
- the LOC110437517 gene encoding putative uncharacterized protein DDB_G0287113, whose protein sequence is MSNEVPVDNEVAARVRATVVGDFQPGHVNGFPMRPDQGSIDLGSIDARSSKPPVEDDVDRDKRRESAEKLKLKRLLEQTQPSIAKKLKVGAASKDSGSSDPRPSTGVESAPPRPLVGESTPPSSKQRKKEEEERERETQQQLQEGQQKPQQEGEEGEEGRRQQGDQLKELLDQDRQQELRELQRQQRQKSQ